In the genome of Geotrypetes seraphini chromosome 16, aGeoSer1.1, whole genome shotgun sequence, one region contains:
- the RING1 gene encoding E3 ubiquitin-protein ligase RING1, whose amino-acid sequence MAAPAAAQCASKTWELSLYELHRTPQEAVMDGTEIAVSPRSLHSELMCPICLDMLKNTMTTKECLHRFCSDCIVTALRSGNKECPTCRKKLVSKRSLRPDPNFDALISKIYPSRDEYEAHQDRVLAKLSRLHNQHALSSSIEEGLKMQAMHRAQRVRKHQHESDNTTFSGGEDNCDSRSHVSNPSVHSTQEAGPSRKRSKASDDSCPDLDNSHEGGGSESSSEIELVFRPHPLLVEKNEYSQTRFVKTTANATVDHLSKYLALRIALEEQQQRGEDSEAASLGEVSEKQYTIYITTASGQFTTLNGSLTLELVNEKYWKVSKPLELYYAPTKEQK is encoded by the exons ATGGCAGCCCCGGCGGCTGCGCAGTGTGCCAGCAAGACCTGGGAGCTGAGCCTGTACGAGCTGCACCGCACCCCCCAG GAAGCTGTCATGGATGGGACAGAGATAGCCGTGTCCCCAAGGAGTCTGCACAGTGAGCTCATGTGTCCCATCTGCCTGGACATGTTGAAGAATACGATGACCACCAAGGAGTGCCTACACCGCTTCTGCAGCGACTGTATTGTCACTGCACTACGCAGCGG GAACAAGGAGTGCCCCACCTGTCGGAAGAAGCTAGTCTCCAAGCGCTCCCTCAGACCCGACCCCAATTTCGATGCTTTGATCTCCAAGATCTATCCGAGTCGAGACGAGTATGAAGCACATCAGGACCGAGTTCTGGCCAAACTGAGTCGGCTGCACAACCAGCATGCTCTAAGCAGCAGCATCGAGGAGGGGCTGAAGATGCAGGCCATGCACAG AGCACAGCGAGTGAGGAAGCATCAGCATGAGTCAGACAACACTACCTTCAGTGGTGGGGAGGACAACTGCGACAGCCGCTCCCATGTCAGTAACCCCTCCGTCCATAGCACCCAGGAAGCCGGGCCTAGCCGCAAGCGGTCCAAAGCCTCTGATGATTCTTGTCCTGACCTGGACAATTCTCATGAGGGAGGTGGGAGTGAGTCCAGCAGTGAGATTGAACTTGTCTTCAGACCACATCCACTCCTGGTGGAGAAGAATGAGTATTCTCAAACCAG GTTTGTAAAGACCACAGCAAATGCAACCGTTGACCATCTGTCCAAGTATTTGGCACTGAGGATTGCATTGGAGGAACAGCAGCAGCGAGGGGAAGACAGTGAGGCTGCCAGCTTAGGAGAGGTCAGCGAGAAGCAATACACCATTTACATCACCACTGCCAGTGGCCAGTTTACG ACGCTGAATGGATCCCTGACCCTGGAACTAGTGAATGAGAAGTACTGGAAGGTCAGCAAACCCTTAGAGTTGTACTATGCCCCTACCAAAGAGCAAAAGTGA